Proteins co-encoded in one Gossypium arboreum isolate Shixiya-1 chromosome 11, ASM2569848v2, whole genome shotgun sequence genomic window:
- the LOC108474100 gene encoding ribosomal protein S2, mitochondrial isoform X3 has protein sequence MTIHSVVIQKLLTTNAHIGRQVATHHFKQFTYGFRNRQSIIDSDKTLICLRNALNFLSCLSRDPSSSFLFINTNPLFQPIIDEMTSRVTSLSPERASSLWKMRGFLTNSCSPKKFRSRHKKLVFAPTKMPDCVVIFDTERKSSVFLEAERLGIPIVALVDSSMPWEYYKKVTYPIPANDSVQFVYLICNMITKCLMLEKKKDGAKGPGKKATIKDQVESTSESEGSASDEVLVVPYENLAPMSCADVAESKQLLDKLVVVKYNGALGKNMGFGGPKSLIEVKNGSTPLDLIVNQIQSLNSKYGCNIPLLLMNPKNTHNDIVKALEKYSTLDVDIHPFEQGEHTQHESFVSEGCEDKWITLWLQSPIAERSHHCFIFLCKGNLLNMALISFP, from the exons ATGACAATCCATTCGGTTGTAATCCAAAAGCTCTTAACAACAAATGCTCACATCGGCCGACAAGTAGCAACCCACCACTTCAAACAATTCACCTACGGCTTCCGAAATAGACAATCCATTATCGATTCCGACAAGACCCTAATCTGTCTCCGCAATGCTCTCAACTTCCTTTCCTGCCTCTCTCGTGATCCTTCTTCCTCTTTCCTCTTCATCAACACTAACCCTCTTTTCCAACCCATAATCGACGAGATGACCTCCAGAGTCACCAGCTTAAGCCCTGAAAGGGCTAGCAGCCTTTGGAAGATGCGTGGCTTTTTGACCAACAGTTGTAGTCCTAAGAAGTTTCGTTCTAGGCACAAGAAATTGGTTTTCGCGCCAACTAAGATGCCGGATTGTGTTGTGATTTTCGACACTGAGAGGAAAAGTTCCGTCTTTTTGGAAGCGGAAAGGTTGGGGATCCCGATTGTTGCCTTGGTTGATTCCAGTATGCCGTGGGAGTATTATAAGAAGGTTACTTATCCAATACCGGCCAATGATTCTGTTCAGTTCGTTTACTTGATATGTAACATGATAACTAAGTGTCTTATGTTGGAGAAGAAAAAAGACGGAGCAAAGGGACCTGGGAAGAAGGCTACAATCAA GGACCAAGTAGAGAGCACAAGTGAGAGTGAAGGCAGTGCAAGTGATGAAGTGCTTGTTGTTCCTTATGAAAACTTAGCACCTATGTCTTGTG CAGATGTTGCTGAATCTAAGCAGCTTCTGGATAAGCTTGTTGTGGTGAAGTATAATGGAGCTTTGGGAAAGAATATGGGTTTCGGTGGTCCCAA GTCTTtgattgaagttaaaaatggGTCAACACCTCTTGACTTAATTGTTAACCAAATTCAG TCACTAAATTCGAAGTACGGATGCAATATTCCTCTGCTTTTGATGAACCCAAAGAACACACACAATGATATCGTAAAG GCTTTGGAGAAGTATTCCACCTTAGACGTCGATATACATCCTTTTGAACAG GGTGAACATACTCAACATGAATCTTTTGTCAGCGAGGGATGTGAGGATAAATG GATTACATTGTGGTTACAGTCACCAATTGCTGAAAGGTCTCATCATTGCTTTATTTTTTTGTGCAAAGGCAATCTTCTAAACATGGCGCTCATTTCCTTTCCCTAA
- the LOC108474100 gene encoding UTP--glucose-1-phosphate uridylyltransferase isoform X1, translated as MTIHSVVIQKLLTTNAHIGRQVATHHFKQFTYGFRNRQSIIDSDKTLICLRNALNFLSCLSRDPSSSFLFINTNPLFQPIIDEMTSRVTSLSPERASSLWKMRGFLTNSCSPKKFRSRHKKLVFAPTKMPDCVVIFDTERKSSVFLEAERLGIPIVALVDSSMPWEYYKKVTYPIPANDSVQFVYLICNMITKCLMLEKKKDGAKGPGKKATIKDQVESTSESEGSASDEVLVVPYENLAPMSCADVAESKQLLDKLVVVKYNGALGKNMGFGGPKSLIEVKNGSTPLDLIVNQIQSLNSKYGCNIPLLLMNPKNTHNDIVKALEKYSTLDVDIHPFEQGEHTQHESFVSEGCEDKWQSSKHGAHFLSLMNSGTLDVLLAQGKEYALVVNPDNVAGVVDPKILNHLAQNSIEYCSEVTPTTSNGLINFMASSLQGMFKLEDFTSDHSEKSVKGFKFIDTRSLWLNLKAIKRLVDTSALNLDNLSTLKLFENSIGISIPQSRFLPLNCTSDLFLLQSDLYSFTEGMFVRNDARVSPSDPSIALGPEFEKISDFKRRFETIPSIVKLDSLEVNGDVWFGADIVLKGKVVIDASPGLTLRIPGGVVLEDEEINDPTDI; from the exons ATGACAATCCATTCGGTTGTAATCCAAAAGCTCTTAACAACAAATGCTCACATCGGCCGACAAGTAGCAACCCACCACTTCAAACAATTCACCTACGGCTTCCGAAATAGACAATCCATTATCGATTCCGACAAGACCCTAATCTGTCTCCGCAATGCTCTCAACTTCCTTTCCTGCCTCTCTCGTGATCCTTCTTCCTCTTTCCTCTTCATCAACACTAACCCTCTTTTCCAACCCATAATCGACGAGATGACCTCCAGAGTCACCAGCTTAAGCCCTGAAAGGGCTAGCAGCCTTTGGAAGATGCGTGGCTTTTTGACCAACAGTTGTAGTCCTAAGAAGTTTCGTTCTAGGCACAAGAAATTGGTTTTCGCGCCAACTAAGATGCCGGATTGTGTTGTGATTTTCGACACTGAGAGGAAAAGTTCCGTCTTTTTGGAAGCGGAAAGGTTGGGGATCCCGATTGTTGCCTTGGTTGATTCCAGTATGCCGTGGGAGTATTATAAGAAGGTTACTTATCCAATACCGGCCAATGATTCTGTTCAGTTCGTTTACTTGATATGTAACATGATAACTAAGTGTCTTATGTTGGAGAAGAAAAAAGACGGAGCAAAGGGACCTGGGAAGAAGGCTACAATCAA GGACCAAGTAGAGAGCACAAGTGAGAGTGAAGGCAGTGCAAGTGATGAAGTGCTTGTTGTTCCTTATGAAAACTTAGCACCTATGTCTTGTG CAGATGTTGCTGAATCTAAGCAGCTTCTGGATAAGCTTGTTGTGGTGAAGTATAATGGAGCTTTGGGAAAGAATATGGGTTTCGGTGGTCCCAA GTCTTtgattgaagttaaaaatggGTCAACACCTCTTGACTTAATTGTTAACCAAATTCAG TCACTAAATTCGAAGTACGGATGCAATATTCCTCTGCTTTTGATGAACCCAAAGAACACACACAATGATATCGTAAAG GCTTTGGAGAAGTATTCCACCTTAGACGTCGATATACATCCTTTTGAACAG GGTGAACATACTCAACATGAATCTTTTGTCAGCGAGGGATGTGAGGATAAATG GCAATCTTCTAAACATGGCGCTCATTTCCTTTCCCTAATGAATAGTGGAACTCTTGATGTATTACTTGCTCAG GGTAAGGAGTATGCCCTTGTGGTTAACCCAGATAATGTGGCTGGTGTTGTGGACCCAA aAATCTTGAACCATTTGGCCCAAAACAGTATTGAATATTGTTCGGAG GTGACGCCAACCACCTCCAATGGTTTAATCAACTTTATGGCTAGTTCGCTCCAAGGGATGTTTAAG CTTGAAGACTTCACTTCAGATCACTCTGAAAAA TCGGTGAAAGGATTCAAATTCATTGATACAAGAAGCTT GTGGCTAAATTTGAAAGCCATTAAAAGGCTTGTAGATACCAGTGCACTGAATTTGGATAACCTTTCTACTTTAAAG TTATTTGAAAATTCAATTGGCATTTCCATTCCTCAATCTCGTTTTCTTCCTTTGAATTGCACATCAGACTTATTCCTTCTCCAG TCGGACCTTTACTCATTTACTGAAGGCATGTTTGTTCGAAATGATGCGAGGGTCAGTCCTAGTGACCCTTCCATTGCTTTAGGACCTGAATTTGAAAAG ATTAGCGATTTCAAGCGCCGCTTTGAAACAATTCCTAGCATTGTCAAGCTGGATAGCTTGGAGGTGAATGGTGATGTTTGGTTTGGAGCTGATATAGTTCTCAAG GGGAAAGTTGTAATCGATGCAAGCCCTGGACTGACATTGCGGATTCCTGGCGGAGTTGTGCTCGAAGATGAG GAGATCAATGATCCCACAGACATTTAA
- the LOC108474100 gene encoding UTP--glucose-1-phosphate uridylyltransferase 2 isoform X2 yields MTIHSVVIQKLLTTNAHIGRQVATHHFKQFTYGFRNRQSIIDSDKTLICLRNALNFLSCLSRDPSSSFLFINTNPLFQPIIDEMTSRVTSLSPERASSLWKMRGFLTNSCSPKKFRSRHKKLVFAPTKMPDCVVIFDTERKSSVFLEAERLGIPIVALVDSSMPWEYYKKVTYPIPANDSVQFVYLICNMITKCLMLEKKKDGAKGPGKKATIKDQVESTSESEGSASDEVLVVPYENLAPMSCDVAESKQLLDKLVVVKYNGALGKNMGFGGPKSLIEVKNGSTPLDLIVNQIQSLNSKYGCNIPLLLMNPKNTHNDIVKALEKYSTLDVDIHPFEQGEHTQHESFVSEGCEDKWQSSKHGAHFLSLMNSGTLDVLLAQGKEYALVVNPDNVAGVVDPKILNHLAQNSIEYCSEVTPTTSNGLINFMASSLQGMFKLEDFTSDHSEKSVKGFKFIDTRSLWLNLKAIKRLVDTSALNLDNLSTLKLFENSIGISIPQSRFLPLNCTSDLFLLQSDLYSFTEGMFVRNDARVSPSDPSIALGPEFEKISDFKRRFETIPSIVKLDSLEVNGDVWFGADIVLKGKVVIDASPGLTLRIPGGVVLEDEEINDPTDI; encoded by the exons ATGACAATCCATTCGGTTGTAATCCAAAAGCTCTTAACAACAAATGCTCACATCGGCCGACAAGTAGCAACCCACCACTTCAAACAATTCACCTACGGCTTCCGAAATAGACAATCCATTATCGATTCCGACAAGACCCTAATCTGTCTCCGCAATGCTCTCAACTTCCTTTCCTGCCTCTCTCGTGATCCTTCTTCCTCTTTCCTCTTCATCAACACTAACCCTCTTTTCCAACCCATAATCGACGAGATGACCTCCAGAGTCACCAGCTTAAGCCCTGAAAGGGCTAGCAGCCTTTGGAAGATGCGTGGCTTTTTGACCAACAGTTGTAGTCCTAAGAAGTTTCGTTCTAGGCACAAGAAATTGGTTTTCGCGCCAACTAAGATGCCGGATTGTGTTGTGATTTTCGACACTGAGAGGAAAAGTTCCGTCTTTTTGGAAGCGGAAAGGTTGGGGATCCCGATTGTTGCCTTGGTTGATTCCAGTATGCCGTGGGAGTATTATAAGAAGGTTACTTATCCAATACCGGCCAATGATTCTGTTCAGTTCGTTTACTTGATATGTAACATGATAACTAAGTGTCTTATGTTGGAGAAGAAAAAAGACGGAGCAAAGGGACCTGGGAAGAAGGCTACAATCAA GGACCAAGTAGAGAGCACAAGTGAGAGTGAAGGCAGTGCAAGTGATGAAGTGCTTGTTGTTCCTTATGAAAACTTAGCACCTATGTCTTGTG ATGTTGCTGAATCTAAGCAGCTTCTGGATAAGCTTGTTGTGGTGAAGTATAATGGAGCTTTGGGAAAGAATATGGGTTTCGGTGGTCCCAA GTCTTtgattgaagttaaaaatggGTCAACACCTCTTGACTTAATTGTTAACCAAATTCAG TCACTAAATTCGAAGTACGGATGCAATATTCCTCTGCTTTTGATGAACCCAAAGAACACACACAATGATATCGTAAAG GCTTTGGAGAAGTATTCCACCTTAGACGTCGATATACATCCTTTTGAACAG GGTGAACATACTCAACATGAATCTTTTGTCAGCGAGGGATGTGAGGATAAATG GCAATCTTCTAAACATGGCGCTCATTTCCTTTCCCTAATGAATAGTGGAACTCTTGATGTATTACTTGCTCAG GGTAAGGAGTATGCCCTTGTGGTTAACCCAGATAATGTGGCTGGTGTTGTGGACCCAA aAATCTTGAACCATTTGGCCCAAAACAGTATTGAATATTGTTCGGAG GTGACGCCAACCACCTCCAATGGTTTAATCAACTTTATGGCTAGTTCGCTCCAAGGGATGTTTAAG CTTGAAGACTTCACTTCAGATCACTCTGAAAAA TCGGTGAAAGGATTCAAATTCATTGATACAAGAAGCTT GTGGCTAAATTTGAAAGCCATTAAAAGGCTTGTAGATACCAGTGCACTGAATTTGGATAACCTTTCTACTTTAAAG TTATTTGAAAATTCAATTGGCATTTCCATTCCTCAATCTCGTTTTCTTCCTTTGAATTGCACATCAGACTTATTCCTTCTCCAG TCGGACCTTTACTCATTTACTGAAGGCATGTTTGTTCGAAATGATGCGAGGGTCAGTCCTAGTGACCCTTCCATTGCTTTAGGACCTGAATTTGAAAAG ATTAGCGATTTCAAGCGCCGCTTTGAAACAATTCCTAGCATTGTCAAGCTGGATAGCTTGGAGGTGAATGGTGATGTTTGGTTTGGAGCTGATATAGTTCTCAAG GGGAAAGTTGTAATCGATGCAAGCCCTGGACTGACATTGCGGATTCCTGGCGGAGTTGTGCTCGAAGATGAG GAGATCAATGATCCCACAGACATTTAA